Proteins encoded within one genomic window of Tunturibacter gelidoferens:
- a CDS encoding VWA domain-containing protein, producing the protein MLSLFSIRASTVRAQQTSANTPTIRVTSRLVFLDVTVLDKKGRPMVKGLTKDDFAITDNKKPQRIFSFEAPETHVVDANATDDNPPLKAPVTIFILDLLNSKFENFAYIRYMARKYLAAQPAQLNSPAELMVLGNKSLEMVQGYTRSKADLLYALEHVPPALPYKEMSGSFIDERFVQSIDALQQIALQNKGVPRRKNIVWVGHGGPSIYTVSLPTPAADALNGYVHDTTNMLVDSRVSLFVIYPGLPVDGPTLTTSEFGAGTNIGDNDPFSGDINFGVFVNETGGKLFYNRNDINTEIRESEELGSKYYTLTYQPPEGDADGKFRRIRVTLRNPDLRVVTKAGYFSPDKNAAVGPRQHTMVNLSEAARSTIPFGSLGVTIENLVRHPDTGTADFTVLLSPRNLDWQSVEDGKSSVDLLLAAASLSGDRSFLASRLESLTVFADSQDATQLARTGARREMTIRIPRKTQSLRVVIQTSDNRRTGTVELDRKTIDSAPATPTP; encoded by the coding sequence GTGCTGAGTCTGTTCAGCATCAGGGCCTCGACAGTGCGGGCGCAACAAACATCTGCGAATACGCCAACGATTCGGGTGACGTCCCGCCTTGTCTTTCTGGATGTCACGGTGCTGGACAAAAAGGGGCGCCCGATGGTGAAGGGGCTGACCAAAGATGACTTCGCCATCACCGATAACAAGAAGCCGCAGCGGATTTTCTCCTTCGAGGCGCCAGAGACCCATGTAGTCGACGCGAACGCGACAGACGATAATCCTCCGTTGAAAGCGCCCGTGACGATCTTCATTCTCGATCTTCTCAATTCAAAGTTCGAGAACTTCGCGTACATCCGCTATATGGCGCGGAAATATCTAGCGGCGCAGCCGGCGCAGTTGAATTCGCCGGCCGAGCTCATGGTGTTGGGTAATAAATCGCTCGAGATGGTGCAGGGCTACACGCGAAGCAAGGCAGACCTGCTCTACGCACTGGAACATGTGCCACCTGCGCTGCCTTACAAGGAGATGAGTGGCAGTTTCATCGACGAACGATTTGTCCAATCCATCGACGCGTTGCAACAAATTGCTCTGCAAAACAAGGGGGTACCCAGGAGGAAGAACATCGTCTGGGTCGGGCATGGCGGCCCGAGCATTTATACGGTAAGTCTGCCGACTCCAGCTGCTGACGCACTGAACGGGTATGTTCACGACACAACCAATATGCTGGTCGATTCGCGCGTAAGCCTGTTCGTCATCTATCCGGGACTGCCAGTCGACGGCCCTACTTTGACGACGAGCGAGTTCGGAGCTGGCACAAACATCGGTGACAATGACCCCTTCTCTGGAGACATTAACTTTGGCGTGTTCGTCAATGAAACAGGTGGCAAACTTTTCTACAACCGCAACGACATCAACACCGAAATCAGAGAGTCGGAGGAGCTGGGATCGAAGTATTACACACTAACCTATCAGCCGCCGGAAGGGGATGCCGATGGCAAATTCCGCAGGATTCGCGTGACGTTGCGCAATCCTGATCTGCGCGTCGTGACTAAGGCAGGATACTTTTCGCCGGACAAAAATGCGGCCGTCGGTCCTCGTCAGCATACGATGGTCAACCTTTCCGAGGCTGCGCGGTCGACCATACCTTTCGGATCACTGGGAGTCACAATTGAAAATCTCGTGCGCCATCCTGACACAGGCACAGCGGATTTTACCGTACTCTTGAGCCCGCGAAACCTTGACTGGCAATCGGTCGAGGATGGAAAGAGCAGTGTAGATCTGTTGTTGGCGGCAGCTAGTTTAAGCGGGGACAGGAGTTTTCTCGCCTCAAGGCTGGAGAGTCTCACGGTCTTCGCTGATAGCCAGGATGCAACTCAGTTGGCCAGAACGGGGGCGCGCCGGGAGATGACTATACGGATTCCACGCAAAACGCAAAGCCTACGCGTTGTGATTCAGACCTCTGACAATAGACGCACCGGCACGGTGGAACTGGATCGCAAAACGATCGACAGTGCGCCTGCAACACCCACCCCATAG